A region of Streptomyces halobius DNA encodes the following proteins:
- a CDS encoding ATP-binding protein: MSAESPLIQSLRTAVAAAPDDVPLRLHLAELLLSAGHGDAAVGEVSVALQHAPGDVQARELMVRALTDTPAITPGEAALPVPPQAPEPGQPSAPAAVPPPAPAPAQPPASVAEPPQDPAAGHAPAPAPASGPGFDWNAAEDQVGDVVPPRFVEAPLTVDGSGDPGDAAAWEVERPGAVRLADVGGMQEVKERLEAAFLAPLRNPELRRLYGKSLRGGLLLYGPPGCGKTFIARAVAGELGANFLSVSVNDVLDMWIGNSERNMHELFQTARRQAPCVLFLDELDALGGKRSRTQSNGMRNTVNQLLTELDGVDAEANEGVFVLAATNVPWDVDIALRRPGRLDRTLLVLPPDGPAREAILRYHLRERPIENIDLGKLVKATDGLSGADLAHVCEAAAEHALLDSARTGTVRLIGMKDLLAAAGQIAPSTEPWFASARNVAMYANDGGMYDDLVAYLKKKRKL, encoded by the coding sequence ATGTCGGCGGAATCCCCCCTTATACAGAGCCTGCGTACGGCCGTTGCGGCGGCGCCCGATGACGTGCCCCTGCGGCTGCACCTCGCCGAGTTGCTGCTGAGCGCGGGTCACGGTGACGCTGCGGTGGGGGAGGTTTCCGTGGCGTTGCAGCACGCGCCTGGTGATGTCCAGGCACGTGAGTTGATGGTCCGAGCCCTGACAGATACTCCGGCAATCACGCCTGGCGAAGCCGCGCTGCCCGTGCCACCGCAGGCCCCGGAGCCCGGCCAACCTTCCGCCCCCGCCGCCGTGCCGCCACCGGCCCCGGCGCCCGCACAGCCTCCGGCCTCTGTAGCCGAACCGCCGCAGGACCCCGCGGCCGGGCATGCTCCGGCGCCCGCCCCCGCCTCGGGCCCGGGCTTCGACTGGAACGCCGCCGAGGATCAGGTCGGCGATGTCGTGCCGCCCCGGTTCGTGGAGGCGCCGCTCACCGTTGACGGCAGCGGCGATCCTGGGGACGCAGCCGCCTGGGAGGTGGAGAGGCCCGGGGCCGTCCGCCTCGCCGATGTGGGCGGCATGCAGGAGGTCAAGGAGCGGCTGGAGGCCGCCTTTCTGGCGCCGTTGCGCAATCCGGAGCTGCGCCGCCTGTACGGCAAGAGTCTGCGCGGGGGGCTGCTACTGTACGGGCCGCCCGGCTGCGGCAAGACCTTCATCGCGCGGGCCGTCGCCGGGGAGCTCGGGGCGAACTTCCTGTCCGTGTCGGTCAACGATGTGCTCGACATGTGGATCGGCAACTCCGAACGCAACATGCACGAGCTTTTCCAGACCGCCCGCCGCCAGGCCCCGTGCGTGCTCTTCCTCGACGAACTGGACGCCCTCGGCGGAAAACGCAGCCGCACGCAGAGCAACGGAATGCGCAACACCGTCAACCAGTTGCTGACCGAGCTGGACGGCGTCGACGCGGAGGCGAACGAGGGCGTGTTCGTACTCGCCGCCACCAATGTCCCCTGGGACGTGGACATCGCCCTGCGCCGCCCCGGCCGGCTGGACCGGACCCTGCTGGTACTGCCGCCCGACGGACCGGCCCGGGAGGCGATCCTCCGCTACCACCTGCGCGAGCGGCCCATCGAGAACATCGACCTCGGCAAGCTCGTCAAGGCCACCGACGGCCTGTCCGGCGCCGATCTGGCCCATGTGTGCGAGGCCGCGGCCGAACACGCGCTGCTGGACTCGGCCCGTACCGGCACCGTGCGCCTGATCGGGATGAAGGACCTGCTGGCCGCGGCGGGGCAGATCGCGCCTTCGACGGAGCCGTGGTTCGCGTCCGCCCGCAATGTGGCGATGTACGCGAACGACGGCGGGATGTACGACGACCTGGTGGCCTATCTGAAGAAGAAGCGGAAGCTGTGA
- a CDS encoding tetratricopeptide repeat protein — translation MTERNSAVEQAQALIDFERHDQARALLSQHLADDPGDIRAWVMIGYCHLNTQQSQQALDAADEALELAPEDSGALILRALVLRYTDGRGWPEAEPVLREVVRVEPHHWYGYAMLADAVWRSSVHRYAREAGTNDLRHHDLAPVLREAADLAMEALRLGTEEVYAHEVAQKIAGLSRNSTLADQLDQAILRLDPTHPEALARQTRKAANAPGVKAARAADLYATGLAAAPDSAEMQRGLDQATYRMLRGVRWLALLCVAFAGAGMDLFDVEGKVQRELPLPLGQRLWYLVVATAIWLVGALLRYRRRRAGVQLNVRSLIRRRQWPRIVLAQAAWAMLCALLVAEVPWTDRLLPQVLFWAGLAPTFATIWFDRKKTR, via the coding sequence GTGACCGAACGGAACTCGGCCGTCGAGCAGGCCCAGGCCCTCATCGATTTCGAACGCCATGACCAGGCCCGGGCCCTGCTGTCGCAGCACCTTGCCGACGACCCCGGCGACATACGCGCCTGGGTCATGATCGGCTACTGCCACCTGAACACGCAGCAGTCACAGCAGGCACTGGACGCTGCCGACGAGGCCCTCGAACTCGCCCCCGAGGACTCCGGCGCACTCATATTGCGCGCCCTCGTGCTGCGCTACACAGACGGCAGGGGGTGGCCCGAGGCCGAGCCCGTACTGCGCGAAGTGGTCCGGGTCGAGCCCCACCACTGGTATGGCTATGCGATGCTCGCCGACGCCGTATGGCGTTCGTCGGTACACCGTTACGCTCGGGAAGCTGGCACCAATGACCTCCGGCACCATGACCTCGCCCCCGTCCTGCGGGAGGCAGCCGACCTGGCCATGGAGGCGCTGCGACTGGGCACCGAGGAGGTCTACGCCCATGAAGTCGCCCAGAAGATTGCCGGCCTCTCGCGTAACAGCACCCTTGCCGACCAGCTCGACCAGGCCATCCTCCGGCTCGACCCCACCCACCCCGAGGCCCTGGCCCGGCAGACCCGGAAGGCCGCCAACGCCCCGGGCGTCAAGGCCGCCCGGGCCGCTGACCTCTACGCCACTGGGCTTGCCGCCGCACCGGACTCCGCCGAGATGCAGCGCGGTCTCGACCAGGCCACGTACCGCATGCTGCGCGGGGTACGGTGGCTCGCCCTGCTCTGCGTCGCCTTCGCCGGGGCAGGGATGGACCTGTTCGACGTCGAGGGCAAGGTGCAGCGGGAGTTGCCACTGCCGCTCGGCCAGCGCCTGTGGTACCTCGTGGTGGCGACCGCCATCTGGCTCGTCGGCGCCCTGCTGCGCTACAGGCGGCGGCGCGCCGGCGTTCAGCTCAACGTGCGGTCACTGATACGCCGCCGCCAGTGGCCCCGCATAGTGCTGGCCCAGGCGGCCTGGGCCATGCTATGCGCCCTACTGGTCGCCGAAGTTCCCTGGACGGATCGCCTGTTGCCGCAGGTGCTGTTCTGGGCAGGGCTCGCGCCGACGTTCGCCACGATCTGGTTCGACCGGAAGAAGACCCGGTGA
- the ectB gene encoding diaminobutyrate--2-oxoglutarate transaminase, which translates to MTAPAPAPADIFAKRESEVRSYCRNWPAAFDTAQGARIHDRDGRSWLDFFAGAGSLNYGHNNPALKQALIDYISRDGVTLGLDMHTEAKRMFLESFERRILQPRNMDHKMMFTGPTGTNAVEAALKLARKAKGRQSVVSFTNAFHGMSLGSLAVTGNAFKRAGAGIPLVHGTPMPYDDYLDGKTPDFLWFERLLEGSGSGLNRPAAVIVETVQGEGGVNVARAEWLRALAELCKRHDILLIVDDIQMGCGRTGAFFSFEEAGIEPDIITLSKSIGGYGLPMALTLFRPELDIWEPAEHNGTFRGNNPAFVTATAALDTYWSDDRLTKQTLTHAERVEAALAAICAEHQDAGARYRGRGLVWGLTFADKERAAAVCARAYDLGLLLETSGAESEVVKLLPPLTITPDELDEGLAILTRAVAESAS; encoded by the coding sequence ATGACCGCCCCCGCCCCCGCCCCCGCCGACATCTTCGCAAAACGGGAGTCGGAAGTCCGCAGCTACTGCCGCAACTGGCCGGCCGCCTTCGACACCGCCCAGGGCGCCCGTATCCACGACAGGGATGGCCGTTCCTGGCTGGACTTCTTCGCGGGCGCTGGATCACTCAACTACGGGCACAACAATCCGGCCCTGAAGCAGGCCCTGATCGACTACATATCCAGGGACGGCGTCACCCTCGGCCTCGACATGCACACCGAGGCGAAGCGGATGTTCCTGGAGTCGTTCGAGCGGCGGATACTGCAGCCGCGGAACATGGACCACAAGATGATGTTCACCGGGCCCACCGGCACGAACGCCGTGGAAGCCGCACTGAAACTGGCCCGCAAGGCCAAGGGCCGACAGTCCGTGGTCTCCTTCACCAACGCCTTCCACGGCATGTCACTCGGCTCACTGGCCGTGACGGGCAATGCGTTCAAGCGGGCCGGCGCGGGCATCCCCCTCGTGCACGGCACTCCGATGCCGTACGACGACTATCTGGACGGGAAGACTCCGGACTTCCTGTGGTTCGAGCGGCTGCTGGAGGGCAGCGGCTCCGGGCTCAACCGCCCGGCAGCCGTCATCGTGGAGACAGTCCAGGGCGAGGGCGGCGTGAACGTCGCCCGCGCCGAGTGGCTGCGGGCACTCGCGGAGCTCTGCAAGCGGCACGACATCCTGCTGATCGTCGACGACATCCAGATGGGCTGCGGCCGCACCGGCGCCTTCTTCTCCTTCGAAGAAGCAGGCATTGAACCGGACATCATCACCCTCTCCAAGTCCATCGGCGGCTACGGCCTTCCCATGGCGCTCACCCTGTTCAGGCCGGAGCTGGACATCTGGGAGCCCGCCGAGCACAACGGCACCTTCCGCGGGAACAACCCCGCGTTCGTCACCGCCACCGCGGCGCTGGACACCTACTGGTCCGACGACCGGCTGACCAAGCAGACGCTGACCCACGCCGAACGGGTCGAGGCCGCACTCGCCGCCATCTGTGCCGAACACCAGGATGCGGGGGCGCGATACCGGGGCCGCGGCCTCGTCTGGGGCCTCACCTTCGCTGACAAGGAGCGGGCCGCGGCAGTGTGCGCCCGCGCCTACGACCTCGGCCTGCTCCTGGAAACCTCCGGCGCGGAAAGCGAGGTGGTCAAGCTGCTCCCACCCCTGACCATCACCCCGGACGAGCTGGACGAGGGCCTGGCCATCCTGACCCGCGCGGTAGCGGAGTCCGCGTCATAG
- a CDS encoding helix-turn-helix domain-containing protein has translation MDEEQARRIGERLRSARRQRGMSLRSLAGLAGVSVGYLSMVENGHRLLDRSSHISAFAEALQIAPSELTGQPFAPAGPHASAAHEAIPALRLALMGLTMATPPDRRPPEEPVAVLAERVETANRLYHAAEYGTLAAGLPALLADLHSAAEAVEGPARHELLKLLADAYHPACTLLLKNLGYTDLAFIAVTRAAEAIAELDDPVYWALSGFFHTHVLMSAGSPTQALAQATAAANTLESHLTSPDAHALLGELHLISATSLTQDRQRPGNTRADEVRGHLAEAADLAGRTGETRAWHLNFGPTNVGIHQVSLNTDLGLHGEAVTAGDGVHPEALDAPGRQAAFHADLGRSLAHLRGREAEAVTSLLAAEQVAPQRIHANAQVRNTVEYLTDRQLPAHTARDLRGLAHRIGLPL, from the coding sequence ATGGACGAAGAGCAGGCCCGGAGGATCGGAGAGCGTCTGCGCTCGGCCCGCCGTCAGCGCGGGATGAGCTTACGCAGCCTCGCGGGCCTGGCCGGGGTGTCGGTCGGCTACTTGTCGATGGTGGAGAACGGCCACCGGCTGCTGGACCGCTCCAGCCACATCAGCGCCTTCGCCGAGGCCCTGCAGATCGCCCCGTCGGAGCTGACCGGCCAGCCGTTCGCGCCCGCAGGCCCCCACGCGAGTGCTGCCCACGAGGCGATCCCGGCCCTGCGGCTGGCGCTGATGGGCCTGACCATGGCCACCCCGCCAGACCGCCGGCCTCCGGAGGAACCGGTGGCGGTGCTGGCCGAGCGGGTGGAGACGGCTAACCGGCTTTACCACGCGGCCGAATACGGCACCCTCGCCGCCGGGCTGCCCGCGTTGCTGGCCGACCTGCACTCGGCCGCCGAAGCCGTCGAAGGCCCCGCCCGGCACGAGCTGCTGAAACTGCTGGCGGACGCCTACCACCCGGCCTGCACCCTGCTGCTCAAGAACCTCGGCTACACCGACCTGGCGTTCATCGCCGTCACCCGCGCCGCAGAGGCCATCGCGGAACTGGACGACCCGGTCTACTGGGCCCTCTCCGGCTTCTTCCACACCCACGTGCTGATGTCGGCCGGCAGCCCCACCCAGGCCCTCGCCCAGGCCACCGCCGCCGCGAACACCCTGGAATCGCATCTGACGAGCCCGGACGCCCATGCCCTGCTCGGCGAACTCCACCTGATCTCCGCCACCTCGCTGACCCAGGACCGGCAACGGCCGGGCAATACCCGAGCTGATGAGGTCCGCGGCCACCTGGCCGAGGCCGCCGACCTTGCCGGCCGCACGGGCGAGACGCGGGCATGGCACCTGAACTTCGGCCCCACCAACGTCGGCATCCACCAGGTGAGTCTCAACACCGACCTTGGCCTGCACGGCGAGGCCGTCACAGCCGGGGACGGTGTGCATCCCGAGGCCCTGGATGCCCCAGGGCGGCAGGCCGCCTTCCACGCCGATCTGGGCCGGTCCCTGGCCCATCTGCGAGGCAGGGAGGCCGAGGCGGTCACGTCGCTGCTGGCCGCTGAGCAGGTTGCCCCCCAGCGCATCCACGCCAACGCACAGGTGAGGAACACCGTCGAGTACCTCACCGACCGGCAGCTGCCTGCCCACACCGCCCGGGACCTGCGGGGGCTGGCCCACCGCATCGGCCTGCCACTCTGA